A segment of the Candidatus Protochlamydia naegleriophila genome:
TGATGAGGCAAGAGGCTGGCAAATAATCGTGCTAATTTTGTTTACTCTTGCTTTAAACCCTATTTGCTGCCCATGAAGGTTGTAAATTTGGTTTAAAGGGACTTTGATTACTGCTTAGACTGAACGGCACCAAAATCTCAAGACGAAAGAAGAGTGTTGCATGGTTACATATGACGATAGAGCTGCGAAGCTATTTATATATCCTTCCATTTTATTCATGATTGTAGGAATGACAATTGGAGTCTTTATTGCCTTTAATGGTTTTATCTTTCCCGACTACTTTGCTGGCGAGTACATTCATTTTGGTCGCGTGCGCCCGGTTCATGTCGGGACAGTTACCCTTTTATGGCTCTTATCGGTGAATATTGGATTGATGCTTTATTTTATTCCAAGGCTGTGCGGTGTATCGTTATGGAGCCAGAAGCTTGCGCTATGGAGCGCTCTCTTGTGGTGGTTTGCTTTAATTATTGGAGTGAATTCTTATCCTTGGGGGACAAACTTTGGTTGGGAATATGCTGAGCTGCCCAATTGGGTTTCCTGGATACCTGTAAAATTTATTTTTATTGGGTCATGGGTCATGATTGTAGTCAATTTTTTCATGACAATATCTAACCGCCGTTTTGAAAAGCTGTATGTCTCCCTTTGGTATAGCATGGGAACGATCATTTGGACGACTTTTGTTGTTTTGGCAGGCAGCGTGGCCATCAACTGGGTTCCGGAAGGGATGTCTAGAGTCAACGTTAGCTGGTTCTATGTACACAATTTGGTTGGACTCATCTATACCCCAATGGGATTGGCTACAGCCTATTACTTTCTTCCTAAGCTTGCGAATACGCCCATTTATAGCCACCGTCTATCGATGATTGGGTTTTGGTCGATTGCCTTTATTTATGCTTGGATTGGTACACACCACATCATTCACGGTCCTATGTCGCAATGGTTGCAGACGACTTCAATTGTTTTTTCGATTTGGATGTTTATTCCAGTTTGGACGGTCGTATATAACTTATTTGCGACCCTGCAAAAAGATTGGCGTAAATACCTGCAAAGTGCTCCCATCCGCTTTTTGATGATGGGTAATATTTTCTATTTGATTACTTGTGCCCAAGGCTCATTGCAATCTTTACGCAACGTCAATGAAATCACATCTAAAACCGATTGGATCATTGGGCATTCTCATATTTCGCTGTATGGAACATTTACATTTTTTGCCATTGCAGGGCTTTATCAAGCGATTCCAACTATAGTTAAAAAACCTCTTTGGTCAAACAAGCTTGCAGAT
Coding sequences within it:
- a CDS encoding cbb3-type cytochrome c oxidase subunit I; this encodes MVTYDDRAAKLFIYPSILFMIVGMTIGVFIAFNGFIFPDYFAGEYIHFGRVRPVHVGTVTLLWLLSVNIGLMLYFIPRLCGVSLWSQKLALWSALLWWFALIIGVNSYPWGTNFGWEYAELPNWVSWIPVKFIFIGSWVMIVVNFFMTISNRRFEKLYVSLWYSMGTIIWTTFVVLAGSVAINWVPEGMSRVNVSWFYVHNLVGLIYTPMGLATAYYFLPKLANTPIYSHRLSMIGFWSIAFIYAWIGTHHIIHGPMSQWLQTTSIVFSIWMFIPVWTVVYNLFATLQKDWRKYLQSAPIRFLMMGNIFYLITCAQGSLQSLRNVNEITSKTDWIIGHSHISLYGTFTFFAIAGLYQAIPTIVKKPLWSNKLADWHFALNLWGSLLFLFSLWLGGFLQGLMWANWADGSSYAEFHDNLTRLPFIQTVADMRDWWILRGLGGIVILFGNIIFVVNMFNTIVLKSASQVDTPREVRVTV